In Cicer arietinum cultivar CDC Frontier isolate Library 1 chromosome 1, Cicar.CDCFrontier_v2.0, whole genome shotgun sequence, one DNA window encodes the following:
- the LOC101498778 gene encoding uncharacterized protein isoform X2 — translation MNNNNHNNNHNNNSRNGNGTTQACAACKYQRRKCGPTCILAPYFPHDRQQQFLNAHKLFGVGKITNMIKNVPPNLRGATMSTIMYQSDLRALDPVGGCYGQIQQLQSQIEFFNSELLFTLQQLALFRGQVHNNNANRHHHHHPQYGIINNNIIPQPAQVLNQSQQHQHYADEMSMSQPQQQQLHDDVNNLNLNPNYVPLQEDLNTWVDSIPLSPLTLQDNRKEEEDEQEQEQ, via the exons ATGAACAACAATAACCATAAcaataatcacaacaacaactcaAGAAACGGCAACGGAACCACACAGGCTTGTGCTGCTTGTAAATACCAACGTAGGAAGTGCGGTCCAACCTGCATCCTAGCACCATATTTTCCTCACGATCGTCAACAGCAATTCTTGAATGCCCATAAATTATTTGGTGTTGGTAAAATCACCAACATGATCAAGAATGTTCCGCCTAACCTTAGAGGCGCAACCATGAGTACAATTATGTATCAATCTGATTTGCGTGCTCTTGACCCTGTTGGTGGTTGTTATGGACAAATTCAACAGCTTCAATCTCAGattgaatttttcaattctgagcTTCTTTTCACCCTTCAACAACTTGCTCTTTTTAGAGGCCAAGTTCATAATAACAATGCTAatcgtcatcatcatcatcatcctcaATATGGcatcattaataataatattattcctCAACCCGCCCAAGTACTAAATCAATCTCAACAGCACCAGCATTATGCTGATGAAATGAGTATGTCACAACCACAACAACAGCAACTACATGATGATGTCAACAACCTCAATCTCAATCCAAATTATGTTCCTTTACAAGAGGACCTTAATACGTGGGTCGATTCTATACCGTTGTCGCCATTAACGTTGCAGGATAACAGaaaggaggaagaagatgaacaagaacaagaacag tga
- the LOC101498778 gene encoding uncharacterized protein isoform X1: MNNNNHNNNHNNNSRNGNGTTQACAACKYQRRKCGPTCILAPYFPHDRQQQFLNAHKLFGVGKITNMIKNVPPNLRGATMSTIMYQSDLRALDPVGGCYGQIQQLQSQIEFFNSELLFTLQQLALFRGQVHNNNANRHHHHHPQYGIINNNIIPQPAQVLNQSQQHQHYADEMSMSQPQQQQLHDDVNNLNLNPNYVPLQEDLNTWVDSIPLSPLTLQDNRKEEEDEQEQEQVGDDYANDQKPVLDLITEMNSSDNH, encoded by the coding sequence ATGAACAACAATAACCATAAcaataatcacaacaacaactcaAGAAACGGCAACGGAACCACACAGGCTTGTGCTGCTTGTAAATACCAACGTAGGAAGTGCGGTCCAACCTGCATCCTAGCACCATATTTTCCTCACGATCGTCAACAGCAATTCTTGAATGCCCATAAATTATTTGGTGTTGGTAAAATCACCAACATGATCAAGAATGTTCCGCCTAACCTTAGAGGCGCAACCATGAGTACAATTATGTATCAATCTGATTTGCGTGCTCTTGACCCTGTTGGTGGTTGTTATGGACAAATTCAACAGCTTCAATCTCAGattgaatttttcaattctgagcTTCTTTTCACCCTTCAACAACTTGCTCTTTTTAGAGGCCAAGTTCATAATAACAATGCTAatcgtcatcatcatcatcatcctcaATATGGcatcattaataataatattattcctCAACCCGCCCAAGTACTAAATCAATCTCAACAGCACCAGCATTATGCTGATGAAATGAGTATGTCACAACCACAACAACAGCAACTACATGATGATGTCAACAACCTCAATCTCAATCCAAATTATGTTCCTTTACAAGAGGACCTTAATACGTGGGTCGATTCTATACCGTTGTCGCCATTAACGTTGCAGGATAACAGaaaggaggaagaagatgaacaagaacaagaacaggTTGGTGATGATTATGCAAATGATCAGAAACCCGTTCTTGACTTAATTACTGAAATGAATTCTTCGGATAATCATTAG
- the LOC101511164 gene encoding serine/threonine-protein kinase BLUS1: MAANIAERVHYPLDSSSYKIIDEIGAGNSAVVYKALCIPINSTPVAIKSIDLDRSRPDLDDVRREAKTLSLLSHPNILKAHCSFTVGRRLWVVMPFMAGGSLQSIITHSFQNGLTEACIAIVLKDTLNALSYLHGQGHLHRDIKAGNILVDSNGSVKLADFGVSASIYESNNSSGGGSVACSASSSSSNSTSSFMFTDFAGTPYWMAPEVIHSHNGYSFKADIWSFGITALELAHGRPPLSHLPPSKSMMLNITKRFRFSDFDKYSKGHGGSNKFSKAFKDMVASCLNQDPTKRPSSEKLLKHPFFKNCKSSDFLVKNVLLGLPSVEKRYNESKVVDPNSKGSDDDDEDPGMQGNVKQRRISGWNFNEDGLKLEPVFPKDHCRDDVVKQVRFEEEKVIKEHDVVASGTVMEPKPNTSSDVVDHDESLVVEKVGSNIGGRVVNNREAMLGTLNVLKGSLEQELGQVKFLMNLIGGEEIHVADSEEQMVQEISKLRTELEVERKKNLQLELQLENIKLHLSSAVNSPKS, translated from the coding sequence ATGGCAGCCAACATAGCAGAAAGGGTGCATTACCCATTAGACTCATCCTCATACAAAATCATCGATGAGATCGGCGCCGGAAACAGCGCCGTCGTCTACAAAGCACTCTGCATCCCCATAAACTCCACACCAGTCGCCATAAAATCCATAGACTTAGACCGATCACGCCCCGACCTCGACGATGTTCGACGTGAAGCAAAAACTTTATCACTTCTGTCTCACCCCAACATCCTCAAAGCTCACTGTTCCTTCACCGTCGGCCGCCGTCTTTGGGTGGTTATGCCGTTTATGGCCGGAGGTTCATTACAATCCATAATCACTCATTCTTTCCAAAACGGTTTAACTGAAGCATGCATAGCCATTGTTCTGAAAGACACTCTGAATGCTCTTTCTTATCTTCATGGTCAAGGTCACCTTCATAGAGATATCAAAGCTGGTAATATCCTTGTTGACTCAAATGGGTCAGTCAAACTTGCTGATTTTGGTGTCTCAGCTTCAATTTATGAGTCAAACAATAGTTCAGGAGGAGGATCAGTAGCATGTTCtgcttcatcttcatcttctaattCTACTTCTTCTTTTATGTTTACTGATTTTGCTGGAACACCTTATTGGATGGCTCCTGAGGTTATTCACTCTCACAATGGTTACAGTTTCAAAGCTGATATTTGGTCTTTTGGTATAACTGCTTTGGAGTTAGCACATGGAAGACCACCACTTTCTCATCTTCCTCCTTCTAAGTCAATGATGCTTAATATCACTAAGAGGTTTAGATTttctgattttgataaatatagtAAAGGTCATGGAGGTAGCAATAAATTCTCAAAGGCTTTTAAGGATATGGTTGCTTCTTGCTTGAATCAAGATCCTACTAAAAGACCTTCTTCTGAGAAGTTGCTTAAACACCCTTTCTTTAAAAACTGTAAAAGCTCGGATTTTTTGGTGAAGAATGTGTTGCTTGGATTGCCTAGTGTTGAGAAAAGGTATAATGAAAGCAAAGTTGTGGATCCAAATTCAAAGGGtagtgatgatgatgatgaagatccAGGGATGCAGGGAAATGTGAAACAGAGAAGAATTAGTGGTTGGAATTTCAATGAAGATGGGTTGAAACTTGAGCCGGTTTTCCCAAAGGATCACTGCAGAGATGATGTAGTGAAACAAGTTCggtttgaagaagaaaaagtgATCAAAGAGCATGATGTTGTTGCATCAGGAACTGTGATGGAACCAAAACCGAATACTTCTTCTGATGTGGTTGATCATGATGAGTCTCTTGTGGTGGAAAAAGTAGGTAGTAATATTGGAGGAAGGGTTGTGAACAACCGTGAAGCTATGTTGGGAACTCTGAATGTGTTGAAAGGGAGCTTGGAACAAGAGTTGGGACAAGTCAAGTTTCTGATGAATCTAATTGGTGGAGAAGAGATTCATGTGGCTGATAGTGAGGAGCAAATGGTGCAGGAGATTTCTAAGTTGAGAACAGAATTAGAAGTTGAGAGGAAGAAGAACTTGCAGTTGGAGTTGCAGCTGGAGAATATCAAGCTTCACCTTTCTTCTGCTGTTAATAGTCCTAAAAGTTAA
- the LOC101510841 gene encoding NDR1/HIN1-like protein 13, translating to MTDRVYPSAKPTTNGNGAATVNPSFPATKAQLYGATRPTYRPQPHHRRTRRRCCCTFCFWFFLILLILLLLIGVAGTAFYLIYHPHRPTFTVTSLKLSYLNLTSSSTLNSKFNINITAKNPNKNLIFVYQPISISILSGDVDVGDGTIPTFEHGKKNTTLLKASILSSGEALENDAETELKKNMKSKNGLALKVKLDTKVKAKMGKLKTPNVGIRVSCDGIRVHLPAGKKPVTASTSNVKCEVDVRFKIWKWTV from the coding sequence ATGACAGATCGTGTTTACCCTTCCGCCAAACCAACTACCAACGGCAACGGCGCCGCCACCGTCAACCCATCATTTCCAGCCACTAAAGCTCAACTCTACGGCGCCACCCGCCCCACCTACCGTCCTCAACCCCATCACCGCCGTACCCGCCGCCGTTGCTGCTGCACTTTCTGTTTCTGGTTTTTCCTCATCCTCTTAATCCTCCTCCTCCTAATCGGCGTCGCCGGCACCGCTTTCTACCTCATCTACCACCCACACCGCCCTACTTTCACTGTCACTTCCCTCAAACTTTCCTATCTCAACCTCACTTCTTCCTCCACTCTCAACTCAAAATTCAACATCAACATCACTGCCAAAAACCCCAACAAAAACCTAATCTTCGTTTACcaaccaatttcaatttcaattctcTCCGGCGACGTCGATGTCGGCGACGGAACAATACCCACTTTCGAACATGGAAAGAAAAACACTACACTTTTAAAAGCTTCGATTTTGAGCAGTGGGGAAGCACTGGAGAACGATGCAGAAACAGAGTTGAAGAAGAACATGAAGAGCAAAAATGGGTTAGCGTTGAAAGTAAAGTTGGATACGAAAGTGAAGGCTAAAATGGGAAAATTGAAGACACCAAATGTTGGAATCAGAGTCTCTTGTGACGGAATTAGAGTTCATCTTCCCGCCGGTAAGAAACCGGTGACGGCGTCAACTTCGAATGTTAAGTGTGAAGTTGATGTCAGGTTTAAGATCTGGAAATGGACGGTTTGA
- the LOC101510513 gene encoding receptor-like serine/threonine-protein kinase ALE2: MELQLIFLLIKLHLVFSTPLLHEYAATHLHHLRIRSHSSFAFSPSNPSSSRASTNTALPPSNKAFPKVPTKRWTHSPVDSPISNHKHHYSRIKSRNQTPGPNYPIHHHTHTHQGPPLIESSHSSSSPMISQGFHAPATSPAALPNHLRNCMLTCSEPLTYTPHGSPCGCVWPLQVKICIGLAVYKFFPLVSKLADEIAASILRVVGADAASQQQEKTTVLINLVPQEDKFDDTAALLIYQKFWHKEIITDASLFGTYEVIFVHYPGLPPSPPSSVSGIDVEPYIGPGNNNGTIVKPLGVDVPSKRKEGSSRRMAATIVLSSFAAFVLLIGIVWFCLLKCSFCAFEPEQIPDVVFSFSSKRSASGAASSSTYWSMPGSRSMSFSSGTITYTGSAKIFTLNEIEKATNNFNPSRILGEGGFGIVYKGSLYDGRDVAVKILKRDDRQSGREFMAEVETLSRLHHRNLVKLIGICIEKQTRCLVYELVPNGSVECHLHGVDKETDPLDLGARMKIALGAARGLAYLHEDSNPCVIHRDFKSSNILLEHDFTPKVSDFGLARTTLEEGNKHISTHVMGTFGYLAPECAMTGHLLVKSDVYSYGVVLLELLTGRKPVDLSQPRGKENLVAWIRPLLTSKEGLLKIIDPVIKPYISLDTVLKVAAIASMCVQPEATQRPFMSEVVQALKLVCSESEETSNVRTRSFQNDDHVTDVEGKILRVPSYRVNFSV; this comes from the exons ATGGAATTGCAGCTTATTTTCCTTCTCATTAAGCTACATTTAGTTTTCAGTACTCCACTGCTTCATGAATATGCAG CCACCCATTTGCACCATTTGAGAATCAGAAGCCATTCAAGTTTTGCATTCTCACCATCAAATCCATCATCATCTAGAGCTTCTACAAACACTGCACTTCCACCTTCCAACAAGGCATTCCCCAAAGTTCCTACAAAGAGATGGACACATAGTCCTGTGGATTCTCCAATATCAAACCACAAGCATCACTATTCAAGAATTAAGTCCAGAAACCAAACTCCTGGACCAAACTACCCTATCCATCATCATACTCATACTCATCAAG GTCCTCCGCTCATCGAATCATCGCATTCGTCTTCTTCACCAATGATCAGCCAGGGTTTTCATGCACCTGCAACATCACCAGCAGCTCTACCAAACCACTTGAGAA ATTGCATGTTGACTTGCTCAGAGCCTTTGACATATACACCTCATGGATCGCCTTGTGGTTGTGTATGGCCACTTCAAGTTAAAATCTGCATAGGCCTTGCAGTATACAAGTTTTTTCCTTTGGTTTCCAAGCTAGCCGATGAAATCGCAGCCAGCATTCT ACGCGTCGTGGGAGCTGATGCAGCTAGTCAGCAACAAGAAAAAACAACTGTTCTCATAAACTTGGTACCCCAAGAAGATAAGTTTGATGATACAGCAGCATTGTTAATATATCAGAAATTCTGGCATAAAGAGATTATCACTGACGCCTCACTCTTTGGTACCTATGAAGTAATTTTTGTTCACTATCCAG GCCTTCCACCATCTCCACCTTCAAGTGTTTCTGGTATAGATGTTGAACCATACATTGGTCCAGGCAACAACAATGGAACAATAGTCAAGCCTCTAGGAGTAGATGTTCCGAGTAAGCGAAAAGAAGGAAGTAGTAGAAGAATGGCTGCTACCATTGTGCTGTCATCTTTTGCTGCATTTGTTCTACTCATTGGAATTGTCTGGTTTTGTCTGTTGAAATGTAGTTTCTGTGCATTTGAACCTGAACAAATTCCAGATGTTGTATTTTCATTCTCTTCAAAGCGATCGGCCTCAG GCGCGGCTAGTTCATCGACTTATTGGAGCATGCCAGGTTCTAGATCAATGTCCTTCAGTTCAGGAACAATAACATATACAGGATCAGCTAAAATCTTTACCTTGAATGAAATAGAAAAGGCGACAAATAACTTCAATCCGTCACGAATACTAGGAGAAGGTGGCTTTGGTATTGTTTACAAAGGTAGCCTATATGATGGCAGGGATGTGGCAGTGAAGATTCTCAAAAGAGATGATCGTCAAAGTGGCCGCGAATTTATGGCAGAAGTTGAGACACTTAGCCGCTTGCACCATAGAAATTTGGTTAAACTGATAGGTATATGCATTGAGAAACAAACTCGCTGCCTAGTCTATGAGCTTGTTCCTAATGGCAGTGTAGAATGCCACTTACATG GTGTTGACAAGGAAACTGATCCACTTGATTTAGGGGCAAGGATGAAGATTGCACTTGGTGCAGCTAGGGGATTGGCTTATCTGCATGAAGATTCAAATCCATGTGTAATACATAGGGACTTTAAATCCAGCAACATCTTACTGGAACATGATTTTACACCAAAGGTTTCAGATTTTGGACTGGCTAGAACAACATTGGAAGAGGGAAACAAGCACATCTCCACACATGTTATGGGAACATTTGG CTACCTAGCTCCTGAGTGTGCAATGACTGGCCACCTTCTTGTCAAAAGTGATGTTTACAGCTATGGAGTTGTACTCCTTGAGCTCTTAACTGGAAGAAAACCGGTGGATTTGTCACAACCACGAGGTAAAGAAAACCTTGTTGCTTGGATTCGTCCGCTTCTGACGAGTAAGGAGGGTTTGTTGAAGATCATAGACCCAGTTATTAAGCCCTACATTTCACTTGATACTGTGTTAAAAGTTGCAGCCATTGCATCAATGTGTGTGCAACCAGAAGCCACTCAACGTCCTTTCATGAGTGAAGTTGTTCAGGCCTTGAAGCTTGTATGCAGTGAGTCTGAGGAAACAAGTAATGTAAGAACAAGGAGTTTTCAAAACGATGATCACGTGACTGATGTAGAAGGGAAAATCTTAAGAGTTCCTAGTTATAGAGTGAACTTTTCAGTGTAA
- the LOC101509444 gene encoding protein HOTHEAD, translating into MASLALVKFLLCFLIICLFNFLPLCQGNNEYRYPFIRKASSFSSTTKIKNGYDYIIVGGGTAGCPLAATLSKKFNVLMLERGGVPFTNPNVSFLDNFHITLADTSPTSASQFFISTDGVFNARARVLGGGSSINAGFYTRASPRFIEKVGWDAKLVKKSYNWVEKQIVHRPTFSHWQRALKEGLLDAGVSPFNGFTYEHKYGTKVGGTIFDRFGRRHTAAELLASSNPHKLTVLTYATVQNIVFDTTGKRAKAIGVIFKDENGKQHKAILGNDRKSEVIVSSGAIGTPQMLLLSGIGPKEELKKMNIPVVLDNHFVGKGMVDNPMNTIFVPLKKAVKQSLIETVGITNKGVYIEASCGFGQSKDSIHCHHGMLSAEIGQLSTIPPKQRTAEAVKAFVKNKKDIPVEAFKGGFILSKVASPWSTGNLKLINTNVEDNPAVTFNYFNHPYDLQRCVEGIRLATKVVQSQHFTNLTLSDRETAEQFLNMTVKANINLIPKHVNDTKSLEQFCRDTVITIWHYHGGCHVGKVIDSDYKVLGLNRIRVIDGSTFTESPGTNPQATVMMMGRYMGLKILRDRMGKFVGV; encoded by the exons ATGGCATCACTTGCTCTTGTCAAATTCCTGCTCTGCTTCCTTATAATATGCCTCTTCAACTTTCTACCTCTATGCCAAG gtAACAATGAATATAGGTACCCTTTTATAAGAAAAGCAAGTTCATTTTCATCAACCACCAAAATAAAGAATGGTTATGACTACATAATAGTAGGGGGGGGAACAGCAGGGTGTCCTTTAGCTGCAACACTATCTAAGAAATTCAATGTTCTGATGCTTGAAAGAGGAGGAGTCCCTTTCACCAACCCTAATGTCTCATTTCTTGACAACTTTCACATTACTTTGGCTGACACGTCACCAACTTCAGCTTCCCAGTTCTTCATTTCTACAGATGGTGTGTTCAATGCAAGAGCAAGAGTTTTGGGTGGTGGTAGCTCCATTAATGCTGGCTTCTACACTAGAGCAAGCccaag ATTTATAGAGAAGGTGGGGTGGGATGCAAAGCtggtaaaaaaatcatataattgGGTTGAGAAGCAGATTGTTCACCGGCCAACATTTTCACATTGGCAGAGAGCATTGAAGGAAGGTCTTCTAGATGCTGGTGTCTCTCCTTTTAATGGATTCACATATGAACACAAATATGGTACCAAAGTTGGTGGAACCATTTTTGATAGATTTGGTCGCCGCCACACTGCTGCTGAATTGCTTGCTTCTTCAAATCCTCACAAACTCACTGTTTTGACCTATGCTACTGTCCAAAACATTGTTTTTGATACAACAG GAAAAAGAGCAAAAGCTATAGGGGTAATTTTCAAGGATGAAAATGGGAAACAGCATAAAGCAATTCTAGGAAATGATAGGAAGAGTGAAGTGATTGTGTCAAGTGGTGCAATTGGGACTCCTCAAATGTTATTGCTAAGTGGAATTGGCCCAAAAGAAGAACTTAAGAAGATGAACATTCCTGTGGTACTTGATAACCATTTTGTTGGGAAGGGTATGGTTGATAATCCAATGAATACAATTTTTGTTCCACTTAAGAAAGCAGTTAAGCAGTCACTGATTGAAACAGTTGGTATTACAAATAAGGGTGTGTATATTGAAGCTAGCTGTGGGTTTGGACAGTCCAAAGACAGCATTCACTGTCATCATGGTATGTTGTCAGCTGAG ATTGGACAACTCTCCACAATTCCTCCAAAGCAAAGAACAGCAGAAGCTGTTAAAGCATTTGTGAAAAACAAGAAAGACATTCCAGTTGAAGCATTCAAAGGAGGCTTCATCTTATCAAAAGTTGCAAGTCCTTGGTCAACAGGAAATCTCAAATTGATCAACACCAATGTGGAAGACAACCCTGCTGTTACCTTCAATTACTTCAATCATCCTTATGATCTTCAACGCTGCGTCGAAGGTATTCGCTTAGCAACAAAGGTTGTTCAGTCACAACACTTCACAAACCTCACTTTGTCTGACAGAGAAACTGCAGAACAATTTCTTAACATGACTGTGAAGGCTAATATCAACCTCATACCGAAGCATGTCAACGATACGAAATCACTAGAACAGTTTTGCAGAGACACTGTGATCACTATTTGGCACTATCATGGTGGATGCCATGTAGGGAAGGTAATTGATTCTGATTATAAGGTTCTTGGTCTTAACAGAATTCGTGTCATAGATGGTTCCACTTTTACTGAGTCACCAGGAACCAATCCTCAAGCTACTGTCATGATGATGGGAAG GTATATGGGACTGAAGATTTTAAGAGATAGGATGGGGAAATTTGTTGGTGTTTGA